Genomic DNA from Deinococcus aerius:
CCGGCCCGTGCTCGACGACCACGTGGAGCGGCAGCGCGACCCCGCACGACTCGAAGAAGCCGCACACCAGCCAGCGGCGGTCCTCGGGGTAGACGGCCCGCACGCGCCCGGCGACGAGCACCTGGATGATGTCGTGTTCCAGAAAGCCCTCGGCGCGGGCGTGGCCGATGGCGTGGGGGCAGAGGTGATACTTGCCGTCGTACACGGCGTCGCGCAGCCGGGCGTGGGCGCGGGCGAGCGTGTGGTCGGTGGTGTCCACGCCCGCCAGGTCGGCCTCGCGCTGGGGCCCCACGGGCTTGGGCTGTAAATTTGCGGGCCGCGCCGGGGGCGGGGTGGGGGCGCGGCGGGCCTCCTTCTCCGCGCGGGCGAGCTGGGCGCGCAGGGCCAGCAGGTCGGTGCCGGTCTGCGGGTCGCGGCGCCTGCGGGGCGGGGTGGTGGTGCTGGACGTGGCTGCTTTCGTCACGGCGGGCCTCCCATCGGCGGCCTTCCCGCTCCCTCTTCCGTCTCGGGGAGGGCTTCGGTGCGCGCGCCTCCCTTCTCCAAAAAAGAAAAGGCCCCTCAAACACAGCGTTGTGTTCGTGGGGAGGAAGGCGTCGTACCCTGTTCAGGGCATACGGGGAGTGTACCACGGGCAGCTCAAGCATGACGTGACGTGCGGAACAGACGCGCGCCTCTCCTCCTTTCTAGGCTGGGGCAGCGTTTTCACCCGTCCAGAGCTTCTTCGCCCAGGAGGTGCCCGCCATGATCCGCCCGATGCAAGCGACCGATGCGCCCGACGTTCTCGCCCTGCTCAACTGGATGGACGACGCCCCCGAGCGCGAGGTGTTCGCCCCCGACGCCCGCGAGGCCGCCGAGCTGCGCGGCGAGTGCGAGGACCGCGTCTGCCTCGTCGCCGAGGACGTGGAGGGCACCGTGCAGGCCTACTGCGGCCTGGCCCCCTTCCGCGACGGGCTGGCGCTGGAGGGGCCGCTGGGCACGGGCGACCTGCACGCCCTGCTCGCCCGCGCCATCGAGCGGTCGGAAGGCCTGCCGGTCTACGCTTTCAGCGCGCGGGACAACCTCGCCGTGCGGGAGGCGCTGGAGGCGGCCGGATTCACGCCCATGCACACCACCGATTTCTACACCGCGCCCGTGTCGAACCTGGCCCGTCACGCCCGGGTCCCGGCCGGATACACGACGGTGGACCACCTCCCGCCCGAGCAGTACCGCGCCCTGTACCGCGCCTCCGAGGACGGCTGGGCCGAGCGCCTGGAGTGGACGGACCTGGAGATCGAGGCGCACTTCGCCCGGGACGACGTGCGCCTGGTGGCCCTCTTGCGAGGCGGGCGACCCGTGGGCTTTGCCGAGCTGGAGCTGGACGCCGAGGCCGCCCGCGCCGACCTGACCTACCTGGCCGTCCACCCCGCCGAGCGCGGGCAGGGGCTGGGCCGCGTCCTGCTCGCCCTCGCCGCCGCCGAGGTCGCCGCCTACCCCGAGATCCGCAAGCTGCGCACCCGCGCCCACGACCACGCCCACGCCGCCCGCGCGCTGTACGCCCACGCGGGCCTGATCCACTGCCGCTCGGTCGTCACCTACCTGCGCGACGACACGGAAGGGGAGGCGTAGGGAAGGAGGGGGCACAATCCCCCCTTCCTGACCGCGTTAGCCTCGCGGCATGGGCAAACGCGACCGGAATGCTGTTCGCACCGCTTACGTGACGCTGCGCGACCTGCCCGGCACGCGCGTCATGTTCTGGGTGGTGGACGAGTGCCCCTACTGCGGCGAGCGGCACTTCCACCCCGCCGGAAACCTGCGAACCGCCGACCCGAGCGAGAAACTGGGCGAGCAGCCCGCCGCGTGCGACCCCACGCGCACCTACGAACTGCTCCTCCCCCCACGCCCGAAAAAGAAGACCGGGAAACCTGAGCGCCGCAAGGAACGTCGTCTGGGTAAACTCGACGATCTAGACGACGAGAAGTGGTAGGCGGGGTGGAAGGCTTGCCGGAACTGACCCGGTAGAGGGGCGACGTGATGCGCGCAGGGTTTTCAAGCGGAAGAGAATGTCGTGCGGGACGTTAGAAAAGCTCCTCCCCCTTGAGGGGGGAGGTTGGGACTTGTAAAGCTGCGGAGCAGAGGGGGTGAGCGGTCACGCCCCGCGGCGCCATCAGCGGATGAGGCAAGCCATCTTGCAGGCACTCAGGCGGGTCACACGCCCTCTCACCCCGACCCTCTCCCGCAATGGGAGAGGGAGCAGGTCAGGCTACCCACCAGTCTTCCCCGTATCGCGCCAGGCCGAGTTTGCGGGCTACTGCCTGCGACGCCAAGTTCCCCCATTGCGTGCTGTAGAGCGGCAGGCGTCCGACACTCCGCATGGCCGCCGCCCATCCCGCCACCGCTGCTCCCGCGTGCCCCCGTCCCCGGAACGCCTCCGTTGTCTCCACCCCCGCCTCTGCCGCGTCCTGAGTGAGCCGGGCGCAGAAGCAGATAGACACCG
This window encodes:
- a CDS encoding DUF4258 domain-containing protein, which translates into the protein MTKAATSSTTTPPRRRRDPQTGTDLLALRAQLARAEKEARRAPTPPPARPANLQPKPVGPQREADLAGVDTTDHTLARAHARLRDAVYDGKYHLCPHAIGHARAEGFLEHDIIQVLVAGRVRAVYPEDRRWLVCGFFESCGVALPLHVVVEHGPDGYLDVVTAFVPKHPHHIISRARLAVMLRYDDEQIRTRTATPGNKPGNRSKGKWRRGG
- a CDS encoding GNAT family N-acetyltransferase, which produces MIRPMQATDAPDVLALLNWMDDAPEREVFAPDAREAAELRGECEDRVCLVAEDVEGTVQAYCGLAPFRDGLALEGPLGTGDLHALLARAIERSEGLPVYAFSARDNLAVREALEAAGFTPMHTTDFYTAPVSNLARHARVPAGYTTVDHLPPEQYRALYRASEDGWAERLEWTDLEIEAHFARDDVRLVALLRGGRPVGFAELELDAEAARADLTYLAVHPAERGQGLGRVLLALAAAEVAAYPEIRKLRTRAHDHAHAARALYAHAGLIHCRSVVTYLRDDTEGEA